In Juglans microcarpa x Juglans regia isolate MS1-56 chromosome 7D, Jm3101_v1.0, whole genome shotgun sequence, the following are encoded in one genomic region:
- the LOC121239263 gene encoding YTH domain-containing protein ECT4-like, giving the protein MATVAPPADQATDLLQKLSLDSQTKALEIPEPTKKPSSNQYGSVDSANATNGQIPSFERSVTPLLPDFMDPSVCYVPNGYPPAAFFYGSYDGTGNEWDDYSRYLNPDGVEMTSGVYGDNGSLLYHHGYGYAPYGPYSPAGSPVPTMGNDGQLYGPQHYQYPFYQPLNPTSGPYTPTPAAPQNDISTSAAADQKPLPVDAANGNSNGVANGGAVKGNYAPTPLKPAHQNSFVSSRSYGSGALSGLGPNSNYQDGRFSFDVLRSPFPWLDGPLLSDGHHRPVTSTAISSPISNGNNLPSSRNQNFRPNSNYIGLHHPRPMTGMNATPGFMGRAYPPKLYGQYGNSVRSGMGFGTHGYDTRANGRPWLMFDGKQKPRGRFGYGNENSDGLNELNKGPRFKVSKNHKTFAPNALATKVPNDPINATIDEEMDKMIVVPDREQYNRPDFPEEYTEAKFFVIKSYSEDDVHKSIKYSVWASTQNGNKKLHAAYQEAQDKSGVCPVFLFFSVNTSGQFVGLAEMVGAVDFEKSVEYWQQDKWNGCFPVKWHIVKDVPNSLLKHITLENNENKPVTNSRDTQEVKLEPGLKMIKVFKEHSSKTCILDDFAFYEARQKTIQEKKAKQPHFPKQVWEGKHSDERIERANGELKTQNLLEAASDLIKEPIPSDETKEDPKLLGNGSAVETGDVPNGAKQGMVPENRILANGVANGC; this is encoded by the exons ATGGCTACCGTTGCTCCTCCTGCGGATC AAGCTACAGATTTACTACAGAAATTGTCGTTAGATTCTCAAACCAAGGCCTTGGAAATTCCTGAGCCCACCAAGAAG CCTTCATCCAATCAATATGGGTCTGTTGATTCTGCCAATGCTACAAACGGTCAGATCCCATCATTTGAGCGGTCTGTGACTCCATTACTACCTGATTTCATGGATCCATCCGTGTGTTATGTACCTAATGGTTATCCACCTGCTGCCTTTTTCTATGGAA GCTATGATGGGACGGGTAATGAGTGGGATGACTACTCAAGATATCTGAATCCTGATGGAGTTGAGATGACTTCT GGAGTTTATGGGGATAACGGGTCTCTTTTGTATCACCATGGTTATGGATATGCACCATATGGTCCATATTCACCAGCAGGCTCACCAGTTCCAACTATGGGTAATGATGGTCAGTTATATGGGCCTCAGCACTACCAGTATCCATTCTACCAGCCACTGAATCCAACCAGTGGGCCTTACACTCCAACTCCAGCTGCCCctcaaaatgacatttctaCCTCTGCAGCTGCTGATCAAAAGCCTTTGCCTGTGGATGCAGCTAATGGGAATTCTAATGGGGTTGCAAATGGCGGTGCTGTCAAGGGAAATTATGCTCCCACTCCCTTAAAGCCAGCTCATCAGAATTCATTTGTTTCTAGTCGTTCATATGGATCTGGTGCTCTTTCAGGGCTTGGTCCCAACTCCAATTATCAGGATGGAAGATTTAGTTTTGATGTGTTAAGGTCTCCCTTCCCATGGTTAGATGGTCCACTGCTTTCAGATGGGCATCATCGACCTGTGACTAGCACGGCGATCTCTTCTCCAATTTCAAATGGCAATAATCTTCCATCTTCGAGGAATCAGAACTTTCGtccaaatagtaattatatT GGTTTGCACCATCCAAGACCGATGACTGGCATGAATGCAACTCCTGGGTTTATGGGTAGGGCGTACCCGCCAAAGTTATATGGCCAGTATGGAAATTCTGTCAGATCTGGCATGGGATTTGGTACTCATGGATATGATACACGAGCAAATGGACGGCCATGGTTGATGTTTGATGGTAAGCAGAAACCCAGGGGACGATTTGGTTACGGTAATGAGAACTCTGATGGTTTGAATGAATTGAACAAAGGGCCTAGATTTAAGGTTTCAAAAAACCACAAGACTTTTGCACCCAATGCCTTGGCAACTAAGGTGCCGAATGACCCAATAAATGCTACTATTGATGAGGAGATGGATAAGATGATTGTAGTTCCAGACCGTGAACAATACAACAGACCAGATTTCCCTGAGGAGTATACTGAGGCAAAATTTTTTGTCATAAAGTCATACAGTGAGGATGATGTCCATAAGAGCATCAAGTATAGTGTTTGGGCCAGCACACAAAATGGCAACAAGAAGCTTCATGCAGCATACCAGGAAGCTCAGGATAAATCTGGTGTTTgccctgtttttcttttcttctcg GTAAATACCAGTGGGCAGTTTGTTGGCCTTGCGGAGATGGTAGGAGCTGTTGATTTTGAGAAGAGCGTGGAGTACTGGCAACAAGACAAGTGGAATGGCTGCTTCCCTGTTAAGTGGCACATTGTAAAGGATGTTCCAAACAGTTTGTTAAAGCACATCACCCTTGAGAACAACGAGAACAAACCTGTCACTAATAGTAGGGACACTCAAGAG GTTAAGTTAGAGCCAGGACTAAAAATGATTAAAGTATTCAAGGAGCATTCCAGCAAAACAtgtattttagatgattttgcATTTTATGAGGCGCGCCAGAAGACAATTCAAGAGAAGAAGGCTAAGCAACCGCATTTTCCAAAACAG GTATGGGAAGGAAAGCACTCTGATGAGAGGATAGAAAGGGCGAATGGTGAGTTGAAAACCCAGAACTTGCTGGAGGCTGCCTCAGATTTGATCAAGGAGCCTATCCCTTCTGATGAGACTAAAGAGGATCCAAAACTGTTGGGGAACGGTTCAGCTGTGGAGACAGGAGATGTGCCTAACGGTGCTAAGCAGGGTATGGTGCCAGAGAATAGAATTCTAGCCAATGGTGTTGCAAATGGTTGCTAG